A portion of the Poecilia reticulata strain Guanapo linkage group LG23, Guppy_female_1.0+MT, whole genome shotgun sequence genome contains these proteins:
- the alg10 gene encoding dol-P-Glc:Glc(2)Man(9)GlcNAc(2)-PP-Dol alpha-1,2-glucosyltransferase — MEKIESYIFSALCSVNFLVSCLLFSKMTRVQRDPYMDEIFHVPQAQRYCVGKFKEWDPMITTLPGLYLVSVGIIKPMAWLAKLTGSMACSTAMLRFTNVLFNCGNFYLLYLLMSKLHHRDKTRLMLRRILCTVSLSTFPVLYFFTFLYYTDAGSTFFILFAYLMTLYGCHKASALLGVCAVLFRQTNIVWVAFCAGAVVAAKMDDVWRVEYAKKKDERLSTVRVPLSSLGVKKVITFSLDFFTSPETVKAVIQVTWPYAVVAAGFLLFMLLNEGIVVGDRQSHQACFHFPQVFYFFCFTYLFSLPVSLCLHRTLRFSNALKKHPVFFSFLTIVSLFLVWKFTYVHKYLLADNRHFPFYIWKNIYQRHKLVRFLLVPVYIFTGWNFLETLKSRSFFMSLAYLTCLVLATIPQELLEFRYFIIPYLMYRLHMPLSPFSRLVGEFLLYTVVNVATIYLFLTKSFSWPLTLTTQRFMW, encoded by the exons ATGGAGAAAATCGAGAGCTACATATTCTCAGCTCTATGCAGCGTCAACTTCTTGGTGTCTTGCCTGCTGTTCTCCAAAATGACGAGGGTACAGCGGGATCCCTACATGGACGAGATCTTCCACGTCCCGCAGGCTCAGAGATACTGCGTGGGGAAATTCAAAGAG TGGGACCCCATGATCACCACCCTCCCTGGCCTCTACCTCGTCTCAGTGGGCATCATTAAGCCGATGGCGTGGCTCGCCAAATTGACGGGTAGCATGGCGTGTTCCACGGCCATGCTGCGCTTCACCAACGTGCTCTTTAACTGCGGGAACTTCTACCTGCTGTACCTGCTCATGAGCAAGCTGCACCACAGGGACAAG ACACGGTTGATGCTTCGGCGAATCCTCTGCACAGTGTCTCTGTCCACCTTCCCCGTGCTTTACTTCTTTACCTTCCTCTACTACACCGACGCCGGATCCACCTTCTTCATCCTCTTTGCGTACCTCATGACACTGTACGGCTGCCACAAGGCCTCGGCGCTGCTCGGCGTCTGCGCCGTGCTCTTCCGCCAGACCAACATCGTCTGGGTGGCGTTTTGCGCCGGCGCCGTGGTGGCTGCCAAGATGGACGACGTCTGGAGGGTGGAGTACGCGAAGAAGAAGGACGAGAGACTCTCCACCGTCCGGGTGCCACTTTCGTCTCTAGGAGTGAAGAAAGTGATTACGTTCTCGTTGGATTTCTTCACCTCGCCTGAAACCGTGAAGGCGGTGATACAAGTGACCTGGCCTTACGCCGTGGTGGCAGCGGGTTTCCTGCTGTTCATGTTGTTGAACGAAGGGATAGTGGTGGGTGACAGGCAGAGCCACCAAGCCTGCTTCCACTTCCCTCAGgtcttttactttttctgcttCACCTACTTGTTCTCTCTCCCGGTGTCGCTGTGCCTCCACCGAACTCTCCGCTTCAGCAACGCCCTGAAGAAGCATCCTGTGTTCTTCTCTTTTCTCACCATTGTCTCCTTGTTTCTGGTTTGGAAATTCACTTACGTCCACAAGTACCTCCTGGCTGATAACCGCCATTTCCCCTTCTACATCTGGAAAAACATCTACCAGAGGCACAAGCTGGTCCGCTTCCTGCTCGTCCCGGTTTACATTTTCACCGGGTGGAACTTCCTGGAGACCTTAAAGTCCCGCTCTTTCTTCATGAGCCTGGCCTACCTGACCTGTCTCGTCTTAGCCACAATTCCCCAGGAGCTCCTGGAGTTCAGGTACTTCATCATCCCGTACCTGATGTACCGTCTCCACATGCCTCTCTCACCCTTTTCACGGCTAGTCGGCGAGTTCCTGCTGTACACGGTCGTGAACGTCGCCACCATTTACCTGTTTCTCACCAAGAGCTTCTCCTGGCCCTTGACCCTGACCACACAGAGGTTCATGTGGTGA